The Henckelia pumila isolate YLH828 chromosome 2, ASM3356847v2, whole genome shotgun sequence genome includes a window with the following:
- the LOC140884404 gene encoding F-box/FBD/LRR-repeat protein At5g56420-like isoform X1, which translates to MDKISNLSDPILCHILSFLPIHLSARTSVVAKRWRYVWTYVPDLRLIDEGFFQNKMDFPDMVDRFLLLHNCSIDTFTVRLTDDYVADNRIQAWVTAAVARDVRVLSLFVIYRVRLPQCCFECKTLVEMTLEDCSIESEAGEVCLPGLKKLRLLWNCYVNDESLPNLLSGCPALEDLLIETDWCVEKNCCYVRSPTIKSLVLRFVLPCIPEYHDCQHKLLLDTPAVQYLEIHDCFSQSQIIVPQNLSSLVEGQVCFSWDLFFEVKDCWRSIFHFVDKLSNAKSLTLRNNVSMKLLDSTFSIGTTKFHNLIKLEIEADWYILLTELLQSAYNLESLTVLKVKDELKRWREPKQLPKCLLSSLKYVVIHGFEGGDDELNMIRYILRHAKVLQRMDINSVSHGEDAKILEQVSYSSRASQMCRLTFVSDV; encoded by the exons ATGGATAAAATCAGTAACTTGTCGGACCCAATTCTATGTCACATTCTCTCTTTTCTCCCCATTCATTTGTCTGCGAGAACCAGTGTTGTTGCTAAAAGATGGAGGTACGTGTGGACTTATGTCCCCGATCTTCGTCTCATCGACGAAGGATTCTTCCAAAACAAAATGGACTTTCCGGACATGGTCGACAGGTTTCTGTTGCTGCACAATTGCTCCATAGATACTTTCACCGTCCGTTTAACTGATGATTACGTTGCCGATAATCGTATTCAGGCATGGGTCACCGCTGCGGTCGCTCGAGACGTTCGTGTTCTTTCTCTCTTTGTCATCTATCGTGTTCGGTTGCCTCAATGCTGTTTCGAGTGCAAAACACTGGTGGAAATGACTCTTGAAGATTGTTCGATCGAATCCGAGGCAGGGGAAGTTTGTTTGCCTGGTCTCAAGAAACTCCGGCTTCTCTGGAATTGTTACGTGAACGATGAGTCCCTTCCTAACTTGCTCTCCGGGTGTCCAGCTCTCGAGGATTTGCTTATTGAAACAGATTGGTGTGTAGAGAAGAACTGCTGTTACGTGCGTTCTCCGACTATAAAATCGCTTGTTCTGCGGTTTGTGCTCCCGTGCATTCCGGAATATCATGATTGCCAACACAAGCTATTGTTGGATACCCCTGCGGTTCAGTATCTCGAAATCCATGATTGCTTTTCCCAATCCCAGATTATTGTGCCCCAAAATTTATCCTCGTTAGTTGAGGGACAAGTTTGTTTTTCCTGGGATCTCTTTTTTGAGGTAAAAGACTGTTGGAGGAGTATTTTTCACTTTGTTGACAAGCTATCTAATGCCAAAAGTTTAACACTTAGAAACAACGTTTCGATGAag CTTCTGGATTCGACATTTTCCATCGGTACTACAAAGTTTCATAATTTGATCAAACTGGAAATAGAAGCTGATTGGTATATTCTCCTGACAGAATTGCTTCAAAGTGCTTATAATCTGGAGTCCCTTACAGTTCTAAAG GTGAAAGACGAACTAAAACGCTGGAGGGAGCCTAAGCAGTTGCCGAAATGTCTATTATCATCCCTCAAATATGTAGTGATTCATGGATTTGAAGGTGGGGATGACGAGTTGAACATGATTAGATATATTCTGAGGCATGCTAAAGTATTGCAGAGGATGGACATAAATTCAGTGTCTCATGGTGAAGACGCCAAAATACTTGAGCAGGTTTCATATTCTTCAAGAGCATCTCAGATGTGTCGGCTTACTTTCGTCTCAGATGTGTAA
- the LOC140884404 gene encoding F-box/FBD/LRR-repeat protein At5g56420-like isoform X2, translated as MDKISNLSDPILCHILSFLPIHLSARTSVVAKRWRYVWTYVPDLRLIDEGFFQNKMDFPDMVDRFLLLHNCSIDTFTVRLTDDYVADNRIQAWVTAAVARDVRVLSLFVIYRVRLPQCCFECKTLVEMTLEDCSIESEAGEVCLPGLKKLRLLWNCYVNDESLPNLLSGCPALEDLLIETDWCVEKNCCYVRSPTIKSLVLRFVLPCIPEYHDCQHKLLLDTPAVQYLEIHDCFSQSQIIVPQNLSSLVEGQVCFSWDLFFELLDSTFSIGTTKFHNLIKLEIEADWYILLTELLQSAYNLESLTVLKVKDELKRWREPKQLPKCLLSSLKYVVIHGFEGGDDELNMIRYILRHAKVLQRMDINSVSHGEDAKILEQVSYSSRASQMCRLTFVSDV; from the exons ATGGATAAAATCAGTAACTTGTCGGACCCAATTCTATGTCACATTCTCTCTTTTCTCCCCATTCATTTGTCTGCGAGAACCAGTGTTGTTGCTAAAAGATGGAGGTACGTGTGGACTTATGTCCCCGATCTTCGTCTCATCGACGAAGGATTCTTCCAAAACAAAATGGACTTTCCGGACATGGTCGACAGGTTTCTGTTGCTGCACAATTGCTCCATAGATACTTTCACCGTCCGTTTAACTGATGATTACGTTGCCGATAATCGTATTCAGGCATGGGTCACCGCTGCGGTCGCTCGAGACGTTCGTGTTCTTTCTCTCTTTGTCATCTATCGTGTTCGGTTGCCTCAATGCTGTTTCGAGTGCAAAACACTGGTGGAAATGACTCTTGAAGATTGTTCGATCGAATCCGAGGCAGGGGAAGTTTGTTTGCCTGGTCTCAAGAAACTCCGGCTTCTCTGGAATTGTTACGTGAACGATGAGTCCCTTCCTAACTTGCTCTCCGGGTGTCCAGCTCTCGAGGATTTGCTTATTGAAACAGATTGGTGTGTAGAGAAGAACTGCTGTTACGTGCGTTCTCCGACTATAAAATCGCTTGTTCTGCGGTTTGTGCTCCCGTGCATTCCGGAATATCATGATTGCCAACACAAGCTATTGTTGGATACCCCTGCGGTTCAGTATCTCGAAATCCATGATTGCTTTTCCCAATCCCAGATTATTGTGCCCCAAAATTTATCCTCGTTAGTTGAGGGACAAGTTTGTTTTTCCTGGGATCTCTTTTTTGAG CTTCTGGATTCGACATTTTCCATCGGTACTACAAAGTTTCATAATTTGATCAAACTGGAAATAGAAGCTGATTGGTATATTCTCCTGACAGAATTGCTTCAAAGTGCTTATAATCTGGAGTCCCTTACAGTTCTAAAG GTGAAAGACGAACTAAAACGCTGGAGGGAGCCTAAGCAGTTGCCGAAATGTCTATTATCATCCCTCAAATATGTAGTGATTCATGGATTTGAAGGTGGGGATGACGAGTTGAACATGATTAGATATATTCTGAGGCATGCTAAAGTATTGCAGAGGATGGACATAAATTCAGTGTCTCATGGTGAAGACGCCAAAATACTTGAGCAGGTTTCATATTCTTCAAGAGCATCTCAGATGTGTCGGCTTACTTTCGTCTCAGATGTGTAA